The Maridesulfovibrio hydrothermalis AM13 = DSM 14728 DNA window AAGTATGATTGCCCGCATGGATTTAAACATTCCTGTTCTCTCAATGATCTGGCTGTCATGCTGAAGTTCAAAAAAAGGTGAGATTCGTTATTTTATACATATCATACTAAAGCAGATGGGTAAAACAATATGCATTTGTGACAGTATATGCTCTCAGATGTTAAAGGGCTTAAAACGCAAAACGGTTGCCGGATTATCTCCGGCAACCGTTTTGCAATTGGTATATTTGAAAAAAGCCTGCTTATTCAAAAAGAATTTTCTGCCCCTCAATAAGATCACCGATGACTGAAGCATCAGATAAAGTGGATGTATCACCAAAGCTGCTTTCACCTGAAGCAATCTGACGCAGGATGCGGCGCATGATTTTGCCGGATCTGGTTTTAGGTAATCCTTCAGAAAACTGAATGGCCTCTGGTACGGCAATGGGTCCAATTTCCTTGCGTACCCACTCTTTAAGAGCGATGCGCATATCATCATCTTCATCCAGACCGGGCCGAAGGGTGACATATGCATAAATGGACTGGCCTTTGATCTGATGGGGAATACCTACTACTGCGGCTTCGGTTACATCGGGGTGGGCAACAAGTGCTGATTCGATCTCAGCAGTACCGAGTCTGTGACCGGAAACATTAATGACATCATCAAGCCTGCCCATGATCCAGTAGAATCCATCTTCATCGATACGCGCTCCGTCACCGGTTTCATACATACCGGGAAAACGTTCGAAGTAGGTCTTTTTGTATCTTTGCGGGTCATTGTAAATGGATTGCAGCATTCCGGGCCAGGGGTCGGTGATGACAAGATGTCCGCCCTCGTTTACCGCAGCGGGGCTTCCATCGCTGCGCAGCACTGCGGTGCTGATGCCGGGCAGCGGCTTGGTTGTCGATCCGGGCTTGAGCTTATCAGCGTAGGGTAATGGAGAAATCATGATTCCACCGGTTTCAGTCTGCCACCATGTGTCCAGCAGAGGCAGTTTACCTTTGCCCACATTCTGGTGATACCACATCCATACTTCCGGATTAATCGGTTCACCGACCGTTCCCAGAATACGCAGGGTCGAGAGATCATATTTATCGATCCACCCTGCCCCCTCGCGCATAAGTGATCTGATGGCGGTTGGTGCAGTATAGAAAATATTGACCCCGTATTTGGTGATAATCTCCCAGTATCTGTCTGGTCGCGGATAGGTTGGAACACCTTCAAACATTAAGGTGGTCGCCCCCAGAGCCAGCGGTCCGTAGACAATATAGCTGTGGCCGGTAACCCAGCCGATATCGGCTGTGCACCAGTGCACGTCATCATCTTTCAGGTCAAAGACCCATTGGGAGGTGTGGGCGGTGATGGTCATATATCCACCCACGGTGTGCACTACCCCTTTGGGTTTTCCGGTGCTGCCGGATGTGTAGAGAATGAAAAGCGGGTCATCGGATTTAAGGGAGACCGGTGCGCAGGAATCTTCAATATCCGCGGCGGATATTTCTTCATGCCACCATGTGTCGCGTCCTTCAATGAATTCAATATCCGCTCCGGTGCGGGCCACAACGATAACCTGCTCGACTGACGGGCACTCGAAAAGGGCTTCATCCACATTGCGTTTAAGGGCAATGGTTTTCCCGCCGCGCAGAACTCCGTCAGCGGTGATGAGTATTTTAGCGTCGCAGTCCAGAATACGGTTCTGTAGACTCACAGCGGAAAATCCAGCGAAGACCACGGAATGAACAGCTCCGATGCGTGCACAGGCCAGCATGGAGATAACCAGTTCAGGGACCATTGGCAGGTAGATTGCTATGCGGTCGCCTTTGCCGACTCCCATTTTTTTAAGGACATTGGCAAACTGGCACACTTTGCGATGCAGCATGTGGTAAGTATAAACGCTTACATCCTCTTCCGGTTCACCCTGCCAGATAAGTGCGGCTTTGTTGCGTCGTCCGGCAGTGAGATGGCGGTCAAGGCAGTTATATGAGGCGTTTAGACGTCCGCCTGAAAACCATTTGTATTCATTTTTATCAGAGTCGGAGTCGAGAACAGTGCGGAAATCCCGCTGCCAGTGCAGCAGCTCGCGCGCCCGCTCAGCCCAGAATCCTTCAGGATCTTCAGCTGCTTTGCGGCAGGCTTCATCATATTTCTGCGAATTCATGCAGGCTTGATTCTGCATATTTACAGGCGGATCAAAGGTCCGCTGTTCGGTCATCAGGTTTTCAATTGCGTTGTCACTCATATTAAATAGCTCCGGCTCATCATTTCTTTGAAGATTGTGTGCACTTCTGCTAATCATATACTCTGTTTCCCTGAACTTGAATAGGGTTGCCTGCACAAATAAGCTTTTGATTATTTTTTGTAAAAAAGGATAGCAGCCGGTCGGTTTATGCTTGATATGCATGTTGATCAGCGGGTATGAACAGGAAGAGTGAGTAGATACAGTCGGGAACATTAAAACGAGGCCTTCATGAGTGTTATAAATCTGGAATATCTTTTTCAGCCTAGATCTGTTGCTGTTATCGGGGCCACAAATGACC harbors:
- the acs gene encoding acetate--CoA ligase, which codes for MSDNAIENLMTEQRTFDPPVNMQNQACMNSQKYDEACRKAAEDPEGFWAERARELLHWQRDFRTVLDSDSDKNEYKWFSGGRLNASYNCLDRHLTAGRRNKAALIWQGEPEEDVSVYTYHMLHRKVCQFANVLKKMGVGKGDRIAIYLPMVPELVISMLACARIGAVHSVVFAGFSAVSLQNRILDCDAKILITADGVLRGGKTIALKRNVDEALFECPSVEQVIVVARTGADIEFIEGRDTWWHEEISAADIEDSCAPVSLKSDDPLFILYTSGSTGKPKGVVHTVGGYMTITAHTSQWVFDLKDDDVHWCTADIGWVTGHSYIVYGPLALGATTLMFEGVPTYPRPDRYWEIITKYGVNIFYTAPTAIRSLMREGAGWIDKYDLSTLRILGTVGEPINPEVWMWYHQNVGKGKLPLLDTWWQTETGGIMISPLPYADKLKPGSTTKPLPGISTAVLRSDGSPAAVNEGGHLVITDPWPGMLQSIYNDPQRYKKTYFERFPGMYETGDGARIDEDGFYWIMGRLDDVINVSGHRLGTAEIESALVAHPDVTEAAVVGIPHQIKGQSIYAYVTLRPGLDEDDDMRIALKEWVRKEIGPIAVPEAIQFSEGLPKTRSGKIMRRILRQIASGESSFGDTSTLSDASVIGDLIEGQKILFE